A single window of Streptomyces sp. NBC_00464 DNA harbors:
- a CDS encoding recombinase-like helix-turn-helix domain-containing protein yields MAGPTTPQYLNPNQARTAEPTPYEKKLAAVIEEVFGSGAHDLPGLVAGLNARDLPAPDGSPWTEDTFRNEMRRLGA; encoded by the coding sequence ATGGCCGGCCCGACCACCCCGCAGTACCTCAACCCGAACCAGGCACGCACCGCCGAGCCCACCCCGTACGAGAAGAAGCTCGCCGCAGTGATCGAGGAGGTCTTCGGCAGCGGAGCCCACGACCTGCCCGGCCTCGTCGCCGGACTCAACGCCCGCGACCTGCCCGCCCCCGACGGCAGCCCGTGGACCGAGGACACCTTCCGCAACGAGATGCGACGCCTGGGAGCGTGA
- a CDS encoding aspartate dehydrogenase domain-containing protein, with amino-acid sequence MTATLTPRPDTTTRPARPVRRIGLVGWGAIGRVVGTALAEGRIPGAELTCIIDNRPLVDAPAPQLSFEDALTVCDLIVEAAGQAVVREWAERVLDSGADLLIASTGALVDPELTDRLRAAGPGRVYFTGGAVGGLDLLQAVRGLGPLTSVTLTTTKLPATLHQPWMDAELTERLRTTTEPVEVMRGTAVDVPVKFPKSTNVAASVALATGDPSLVQVVVVADPAATLTRHVIEAAGPHGTYRFEVAHRPDETNPATSQVVPHAVLRSLGAVVGRAGQIL; translated from the coding sequence ATGACCGCCACCCTCACCCCCCGCCCGGACACCACCACCCGGCCCGCCCGCCCCGTGCGCCGCATCGGCCTCGTCGGCTGGGGAGCCATCGGACGCGTCGTCGGCACCGCACTCGCCGAAGGCCGCATCCCCGGCGCCGAACTCACCTGCATCATCGACAACCGCCCCCTCGTCGACGCCCCCGCACCCCAGCTCTCCTTCGAGGACGCCCTCACCGTCTGCGACCTCATCGTCGAAGCAGCGGGCCAGGCCGTCGTGCGGGAATGGGCCGAACGCGTCCTCGACAGCGGCGCCGACCTGCTGATCGCCTCCACCGGCGCCCTCGTCGACCCCGAACTCACCGACCGGCTGCGCGCCGCCGGACCCGGACGCGTCTACTTCACCGGCGGAGCCGTCGGCGGACTCGACCTCCTCCAGGCCGTCCGCGGACTCGGCCCCCTCACCTCCGTCACCCTCACCACCACCAAGCTTCCCGCCACCCTCCACCAGCCCTGGATGGACGCGGAACTGACCGAACGGCTGCGGACCACCACCGAACCCGTCGAGGTGATGCGCGGCACCGCCGTCGACGTCCCGGTGAAGTTCCCCAAGTCGACGAACGTCGCCGCATCCGTCGCCCTCGCCACCGGCGACCCCTCCCTCGTCCAGGTCGTCGTCGTCGCCGACCCGGCCGCCACCCTCACCCGGCACGTCATCGAAGCGGCCGGCCCGCACGGCACCTACCGCTTCGAGGTCGCCCACCGGCCCGACGAAACCAACCCCGCCACCAGCCAGGTCGTCCCGCACGCCGTGCTCCGCAGCCTCGGCGCCGTCGTCGGCCGCGCAGGACAGATCCTGTGA
- a CDS encoding VOC family protein gives MPYENTPRPLPAPVARLRALRSVELRTPAFTESADFYREVWGLEPVEQETDATWLRGTGEEHHVLHLARGETNGLGRITFAVATPAEIDEAARRLLARSIVPVAGPGPLDQVGGGYGLRFTDPEGRLIELSAQTHAVTPRGRDAAVPVGVTHTVLNTTDIDAAVAFYTSVLGLRVSDWSEHRMAFLRCNADHHCIAFNQAEWTSLNHVAYEMTSIDHFMRGLGRLRHHGINPQWGPGRHGPGNNTFSYFTDPAGLVCEYTSEVAQIVEDAWIAKVWRRTPDLSDLWGTAGPPSPGIRSHMAGTPDPGPLATPTDAPEEVTA, from the coding sequence ATGCCGTACGAGAACACCCCGCGCCCCCTGCCGGCACCCGTCGCCCGGCTCCGCGCCCTGCGCTCCGTCGAGCTCCGCACCCCCGCCTTCACCGAGTCCGCAGACTTCTACCGCGAGGTCTGGGGCCTGGAACCCGTCGAACAGGAAACGGACGCCACCTGGCTGCGCGGCACCGGCGAGGAACACCACGTCCTCCACCTCGCCCGCGGCGAAACCAACGGCCTCGGCCGCATCACGTTCGCCGTCGCCACCCCCGCCGAGATCGACGAGGCCGCCCGCCGGCTCCTCGCCCGCTCCATCGTCCCCGTCGCCGGGCCCGGCCCCCTCGACCAGGTCGGCGGCGGATACGGACTCCGCTTCACCGACCCCGAGGGCCGGCTGATCGAACTCAGCGCCCAGACCCACGCCGTCACCCCGCGCGGCCGGGACGCCGCCGTCCCCGTCGGCGTCACCCACACCGTCCTCAACACCACGGACATCGACGCCGCCGTCGCCTTCTACACCTCGGTCCTCGGCCTGCGCGTCTCCGACTGGTCCGAGCACCGGATGGCGTTCCTGCGCTGCAACGCCGACCACCACTGCATCGCCTTCAACCAGGCCGAGTGGACCTCCCTCAACCACGTCGCCTACGAGATGACGTCCATCGACCACTTCATGCGCGGCCTCGGCCGCCTCCGCCACCACGGCATCAACCCGCAGTGGGGGCCCGGCCGGCACGGCCCCGGCAACAACACCTTCTCGTACTTCACCGACCCCGCCGGACTCGTCTGCGAGTACACCTCCGAAGTCGCCCAGATCGTCGAGGACGCCTGGATCGCCAAGGTCTGGCGACGCACCCCCGACCTCTCCGACCTGTGGGGCACCGCCGGACCGCCCTCACCCGGTATCCGCAGCCACATGGCCGGCACCCCCGACCCCGGACCCCTCGCCACCCCCACCGACGCACCAGAAGAGGTGACCGCATGA
- a CDS encoding SDR family oxidoreductase — MATDDTPRTVVVTGAGRGLGLAAARRIGRDGHRVVIAELDETTGRQAAHDLRAEGITADFHPLDVADPESVTALATTLAGDGTRLHGLVNNAALANAVGGKPFHEIDVEAWDRIMTVNARGPWLVARALLPLMRNHGSGRIVNLASDAALYGSPRLAHYIASKGAVISLTRAMARETGDFGITVNAVAPGLTEGESAVDIPAERHELYRLNRAISRPQQPADLVGLIAFLIGDESGYITGQTFAVNGGFTMQ, encoded by the coding sequence ATGGCCACCGACGACACCCCCCGTACGGTCGTCGTCACCGGCGCCGGCCGCGGCCTGGGACTGGCCGCGGCCCGCCGGATCGGCAGGGACGGCCACCGCGTCGTCATCGCCGAACTCGACGAGACCACCGGCCGGCAGGCCGCCCACGACCTGCGCGCCGAGGGCATCACCGCCGACTTCCACCCGCTCGACGTCGCCGACCCGGAATCCGTCACCGCACTCGCCACCACCCTCGCCGGAGACGGCACCCGGCTCCACGGACTCGTCAACAACGCCGCACTCGCCAACGCGGTCGGCGGCAAACCCTTCCACGAGATCGACGTCGAAGCCTGGGACCGCATCATGACGGTCAACGCCCGCGGCCCCTGGCTCGTCGCCCGCGCCCTCCTCCCGCTCATGCGGAACCACGGCAGCGGACGCATCGTCAACCTCGCCTCCGACGCCGCCCTGTACGGCTCACCCCGGCTCGCCCACTACATCGCCTCCAAGGGCGCCGTCATCTCCCTCACCCGGGCCATGGCCCGCGAGACCGGCGACTTCGGCATCACCGTCAACGCCGTCGCCCCCGGCCTCACCGAAGGGGAGTCCGCCGTGGACATCCCCGCCGAACGCCACGAGCTGTACCGCCTCAACCGGGCGATCTCCCGCCCCCAGCAACCGGCCGACCTGGTCGGCCTGATCGCCTTCCTCATCGGCGACGAGTCCGGCTACATCACCGGCCAGACCTTCGCGGTCAACGGCGGCTTCACGATGCAGTGA
- a CDS encoding PDR/VanB family oxidoreductase, producing the protein MTTAEEPRLDLLVHRMTWEADGVLSIELTHPDGEPLPAWQPGAHIDVHTGGHIRQYSLCSDPADTTHWRIGILREPASRGGSAHLHTQLRPGQTLHVQGPRNHFELDPTGDATGYLFIAGGIGITPILAMAREAARTGTPWRLVHGGRTRTSMAFAAELTALAALPGGSVEFVPQDEHGHIGLDTLLGDLAPGTQVYCCGPEPLLAAVEERHPDARTERFAAPTAAPRDGEDSSFDIVCSRTGRTVEVGPATTALDALENAGIPVTSSCRDGICGTCETKVLEGTPDHRDFLLTDTERETGASMMLCVSRARTPRLVLDL; encoded by the coding sequence ATGACAACCGCCGAGGAACCCCGGCTCGACCTGCTCGTCCACCGCATGACCTGGGAGGCCGACGGAGTCCTGAGCATCGAACTCACCCACCCCGACGGGGAGCCCCTCCCCGCCTGGCAGCCCGGCGCCCACATCGACGTACACACCGGCGGACACATCCGCCAGTACTCCCTGTGCTCCGACCCCGCCGACACCACCCACTGGCGCATCGGCATCCTCCGCGAACCCGCCTCCCGCGGCGGCTCCGCCCACCTCCACACCCAGCTCCGCCCCGGCCAGACCCTCCACGTCCAGGGCCCCCGCAACCACTTCGAGCTCGACCCCACGGGCGACGCCACCGGCTACCTCTTCATCGCCGGCGGCATCGGCATCACCCCGATCCTCGCCATGGCCCGCGAAGCAGCCCGCACCGGAACCCCATGGCGGCTCGTCCACGGCGGCCGCACCCGCACCTCCATGGCCTTCGCCGCCGAACTCACCGCACTCGCCGCACTCCCCGGCGGATCAGTCGAATTCGTCCCCCAGGACGAACACGGCCACATCGGCCTCGACACCCTCCTCGGCGACCTCGCCCCCGGCACCCAGGTCTACTGCTGCGGCCCCGAACCCCTCCTCGCAGCCGTCGAGGAACGCCACCCCGACGCCCGCACCGAACGCTTCGCCGCACCCACCGCCGCACCCCGCGACGGCGAAGACAGCAGCTTCGACATCGTCTGCTCACGCACCGGACGCACCGTCGAAGTCGGACCCGCCACCACCGCACTCGACGCACTGGAGAACGCCGGCATCCCCGTCACCTCCTCCTGCCGCGACGGCATCTGCGGCACCTGCGAGACCAAGGTCCTCGAAGGCACCCCCGACCACCGCGACTTCCTCCTCACCGACACCGAACGCGAAACCGGCGCCTCGATGATGCTCTGCGTCTCCCGCGCCCGCACCCCCCGCCTCGTACTCGACCTCTGA
- a CDS encoding MarR family winged helix-turn-helix transcriptional regulator, translating into MASIVADWRRERPELDTAPLEVFGRLHRAFLRYSAAISRPVERKGLSMAGFDVLTALRRAGAPFRRTAGELADSGLISSAGVTLRIDRLEKDGLIRRERDPQDRRVVHSRLTDEGLSVIDALFSEHLDNERRMLAGLSPAECAQLAGLLEKLERSVLAAESGE; encoded by the coding sequence GTGGCGTCGATCGTGGCGGACTGGCGGCGGGAGCGGCCTGAGCTGGATACGGCTCCGCTGGAGGTGTTCGGCCGGCTGCACCGGGCGTTCCTGCGGTACAGCGCGGCGATCTCGCGGCCGGTGGAGCGCAAGGGGCTGTCGATGGCCGGTTTCGATGTGCTGACGGCGCTGCGCCGGGCGGGGGCGCCGTTCCGGCGTACGGCTGGTGAGCTGGCCGATTCGGGGCTGATCAGTTCGGCGGGGGTGACGCTGCGGATCGACCGCCTGGAGAAGGACGGACTGATCCGGCGGGAGCGGGATCCGCAGGACCGTCGGGTGGTGCATTCGCGGCTGACGGACGAGGGTCTGTCGGTGATCGACGCGTTGTTCTCGGAGCATCTGGACAACGAGCGGCGGATGCTGGCGGGGTTGTCGCCGGCGGAGTGCGCGCAGTTGGCCGGGTTGCTGGAGAAGCTGGAGCGGTCTGTGTTGGCGGCGGAGTCGGGCGAGTAG
- a CDS encoding thiamine pyrophosphate-binding protein yields MTRPNGGDLLVETLRGLGVDTVFGIVSVHNLPLVEAVDRDLRFVPVRHEAAAVNAADGYARATGNLGCALTSTGTGAGNAAGSLIESLSSGTPVLHITGQIDSEYLGSGRGFIHETKDQLGMLRAVSTHAVTVTDAADAGDILRDAAARALTAPHGPVSVEWPIDLQFAPQQLTGTPVPKPATPALPDPALLDEAAALLSAARRPLVWAGGGANTARPELAALLDALNAGLVTSNSGRGSVPESDDRVLGNYATAPAGRALLAEADVLLSIGTHFRSNETADYSLGLPPVHIQLDLDPAAPGRVHPATVALHGDAATVLAALLGRVTSGGTETSWPDRVRKARTDARTAQRHAIGPQAAINDAVRDACPPGSVIARDVTIPSSTWGNRLLEITDPATNVFPRGGGIGQGLAMGIGAALGRPDTPTVVIAGDGGLAVHLGELLTLAQEKPDLTLLVFNDGGYGVLRNMQDNHFPRRSGVDLTTPDFALLAAAVGLPYARIAAEADAGPVIKEAIASPGPTLVEIDLVALGPMNTPFTPPVKLPATATDTSGQGGNPS; encoded by the coding sequence ATGACCCGACCCAACGGCGGCGACCTGCTCGTCGAGACGCTGCGCGGACTCGGCGTCGACACGGTGTTCGGCATCGTCAGCGTGCACAACCTGCCGCTCGTCGAAGCCGTCGACCGCGACCTCCGCTTCGTCCCCGTCCGCCACGAAGCCGCAGCCGTCAACGCCGCCGACGGCTACGCGCGCGCCACCGGCAACCTCGGCTGCGCCCTCACCAGCACCGGCACGGGAGCGGGCAACGCCGCCGGATCCCTCATCGAATCCCTCAGCTCCGGCACCCCCGTCCTCCACATCACCGGACAGATCGACAGCGAGTACCTCGGCTCCGGACGCGGCTTCATCCACGAGACCAAGGACCAGCTCGGCATGCTCCGCGCGGTCTCCACCCACGCCGTCACCGTCACCGACGCCGCCGACGCCGGCGACATCCTCCGCGACGCCGCAGCCCGCGCACTGACCGCCCCGCACGGCCCCGTCAGCGTCGAATGGCCCATCGACCTGCAGTTCGCCCCCCAGCAGCTCACCGGCACCCCCGTACCGAAACCGGCCACCCCCGCCCTGCCCGACCCGGCACTCCTCGACGAAGCGGCCGCCCTGCTCTCCGCCGCCCGCCGCCCCCTCGTCTGGGCCGGCGGCGGAGCCAACACCGCCCGCCCCGAACTCGCCGCACTCCTCGACGCCCTGAACGCCGGACTCGTCACCTCCAACTCCGGCCGCGGCTCCGTCCCCGAGTCCGACGACCGCGTCCTCGGCAACTACGCCACCGCACCCGCCGGCCGCGCCCTCCTCGCCGAAGCCGACGTCCTGCTCTCCATCGGCACCCACTTCCGCTCCAACGAAACCGCCGACTACAGCCTCGGACTCCCGCCCGTCCACATCCAGCTGGACCTGGACCCGGCAGCCCCCGGCCGCGTCCACCCCGCCACCGTCGCCCTCCACGGCGACGCCGCCACCGTCCTCGCCGCACTCCTGGGACGTGTCACCAGCGGTGGTACGGAGACGAGCTGGCCGGACCGCGTACGCAAGGCCCGCACCGACGCCCGCACCGCACAACGCCACGCCATCGGACCCCAGGCCGCCATCAACGACGCCGTCCGCGACGCCTGCCCGCCCGGATCCGTCATCGCCCGCGACGTCACCATCCCCTCCTCCACCTGGGGAAACCGGCTCCTGGAGATCACCGACCCGGCCACCAACGTCTTCCCGCGCGGCGGCGGCATCGGACAGGGCCTCGCCATGGGCATCGGCGCCGCACTCGGCCGCCCCGACACCCCCACCGTCGTCATCGCCGGCGACGGAGGCCTCGCCGTCCACCTCGGCGAACTCCTCACCCTCGCCCAGGAGAAGCCCGACCTCACCCTCCTCGTCTTCAACGACGGCGGCTACGGCGTCCTGCGCAACATGCAGGACAACCACTTCCCCCGCCGCTCCGGAGTCGACCTCACCACCCCCGACTTCGCCCTCCTCGCCGCCGCCGTCGGCCTCCCGTACGCACGGATCGCCGCCGAAGCCGACGCCGGACCCGTCATCAAGGAGGCCATCGCCTCCCCGGGCCCCACCCTCGTCGAGATCGACCTCGTAGCACTCGGCCCGATGAACACCCCGTTCACCCCGCCCGTCAAGCTCCCCGCCACCGCAACCGATACCTCTGGACAGGGAGGCAACCCGTCATGA
- a CDS encoding aldehyde dehydrogenase, producing MLADEVLVAGQWRQGRGALIETVDPATGQVIATVHAASLDDVEEAATAAARAAHDPAWRELPAHLRARLLHRIADLVEESADRLSALQTADTGKCRTETRALVLSAAGTFRYTAAALETAEDTLTPSRGPYVTMSVHEPIGVVGAITPWNSPIASDAQKLAPALAAGNAVLLKPAEWTPLVALALGRLVHQALTEAGLPTALLSVLPGRGSVIGDAIVRHKAVEKITFTGGTATGRTLAHVAADKLIPVSLELGGKSPTIVLEDADLEQALAGVMYGVFSSSGQSCIAGSRLFVARARYEEFLGELVSRTEKLRVGPGTDPDTQVAPLVHHRHRDSVAAYVDLAREEGATVRCGGAAPDGEQYRDGAYYLPTVLDGLPNTARVCQEEIFGPVVVALPFDDEDDLVAQANDSVYGLACGIWTRDHARAWRLARRIDAGTVWINTYKQFSISTPFGGLKDSGIGTEKGRDLIRGYQRQKSLYWATDTTPLPWAAQ from the coding sequence ATGCTTGCCGACGAGGTGTTGGTCGCGGGGCAGTGGCGACAGGGCCGTGGCGCCCTCATCGAGACGGTCGACCCGGCCACCGGCCAGGTCATCGCCACCGTGCACGCCGCATCCCTCGACGACGTCGAGGAGGCCGCCACCGCAGCCGCCCGCGCCGCACACGACCCCGCCTGGCGCGAGCTCCCCGCCCACCTCCGCGCCCGGCTGCTCCACCGCATCGCCGACCTCGTCGAGGAGAGCGCCGACCGGCTCTCCGCCCTGCAGACCGCCGACACCGGCAAATGCCGCACCGAGACCCGCGCCCTCGTCCTCAGCGCCGCCGGTACGTTCCGCTACACCGCCGCCGCACTGGAGACCGCCGAGGACACCCTCACCCCCTCCCGCGGCCCGTACGTCACGATGAGCGTCCACGAACCCATCGGCGTCGTCGGCGCGATCACCCCCTGGAACTCGCCGATCGCCAGCGACGCCCAGAAACTCGCCCCCGCACTCGCCGCCGGCAACGCCGTCCTCCTCAAGCCCGCCGAGTGGACCCCCCTCGTCGCCCTCGCGCTCGGCCGCCTCGTCCACCAGGCACTCACCGAGGCCGGGCTGCCCACCGCCCTGCTCTCCGTCCTGCCCGGCCGCGGCAGCGTCATCGGCGACGCGATCGTCCGCCACAAGGCCGTGGAGAAGATCACCTTCACCGGCGGCACCGCCACCGGCCGCACCCTCGCCCACGTCGCCGCCGACAAACTGATCCCCGTCTCACTGGAGCTCGGCGGCAAGTCCCCGACGATCGTGCTGGAGGACGCCGACCTGGAGCAGGCCCTCGCCGGCGTCATGTACGGCGTCTTCTCCTCCAGCGGACAGAGCTGCATCGCCGGCTCCCGCCTCTTCGTCGCCCGCGCCCGCTACGAGGAGTTCCTCGGCGAACTCGTCTCCCGTACCGAGAAGTTGCGCGTCGGACCCGGCACCGACCCCGACACCCAGGTCGCCCCGCTCGTCCACCACCGCCACCGCGACAGCGTCGCCGCCTACGTCGATCTGGCCCGCGAGGAAGGCGCCACCGTCCGGTGCGGGGGAGCGGCCCCCGACGGCGAGCAGTACCGCGACGGCGCCTACTACCTCCCCACCGTCCTGGACGGCCTGCCCAACACCGCCCGCGTCTGCCAGGAAGAGATCTTCGGACCCGTAGTCGTCGCCCTGCCCTTCGACGACGAGGACGACCTCGTCGCCCAGGCCAACGACAGCGTCTACGGACTGGCCTGCGGCATCTGGACCCGCGACCACGCCAGAGCCTGGCGCCTCGCCCGCCGCATCGACGCGGGCACCGTCTGGATCAACACGTACAAGCAGTTCAGCATCTCCACCCCGTTCGGCGGGCTGAAGGACAGCGGCATCGGCACCGAGAAGGGCCGCGACCTCATCCGCGGCTACCAGCGGCAGAAGTCCCTCTACTGGGCCACCGACACCACCCCCCTGCCCTGGGCCGCCCAGTGA
- a CDS encoding SDR family oxidoreductase: protein MDLRLKGHRILVTGGSSGVGLATIRTLLEEGARVATCGRRADALTAALDGLAGPETLYHAPCDVRDEAAVQAFTANAAEHLGGLDGLVNNAGASRMKPFAETTADDWRDELELKFFGVLNPLNAALPHLRASGNASVVNINAVLAKQPETALMTTSAARAGILNLSTSLSKELAPDGIRVNSVCLGLVDTGQWERRYAASGSPLDYPAWQAELAADRGIALGRLGTADEVAYAVTALLSPRASYITGTTVDVCGGVNRAVA, encoded by the coding sequence ATGGACCTCCGCCTGAAAGGCCACCGCATCCTCGTCACCGGCGGCAGCTCCGGCGTCGGCCTCGCCACCATCCGCACGCTGCTCGAAGAAGGCGCCCGCGTCGCCACCTGCGGCCGCCGCGCCGACGCCCTCACCGCCGCCCTCGACGGCCTCGCCGGACCCGAAACGCTCTACCACGCACCCTGCGACGTACGCGACGAAGCCGCCGTGCAGGCCTTCACCGCGAACGCCGCCGAACACCTCGGCGGCCTCGACGGACTCGTCAACAACGCCGGCGCCTCCCGGATGAAACCCTTCGCCGAGACCACCGCCGACGACTGGCGCGACGAACTCGAACTCAAGTTCTTCGGCGTCCTCAACCCCCTCAACGCCGCCCTGCCCCACCTCCGCGCCTCCGGCAACGCCTCCGTCGTCAACATCAACGCCGTCCTCGCCAAACAGCCCGAGACCGCGCTGATGACCACCAGCGCCGCCCGCGCCGGGATCCTCAACCTCTCCACCTCCCTGTCCAAGGAACTCGCCCCCGACGGCATCCGCGTCAACTCCGTCTGCCTCGGCCTCGTCGACACCGGACAGTGGGAACGCCGCTACGCCGCCTCCGGCAGCCCCCTCGACTACCCCGCCTGGCAGGCCGAACTCGCCGCCGACCGCGGCATCGCGCTGGGCCGCCTCGGCACCGCCGACGAAGTCGCGTACGCCGTCACCGCCCTCCTCTCACCCAGGGCCTCGTACATCACCGGCACCACCGTCGACGTCTGCGGCGGCGTCAACCGCGCCGTCGCGTAA
- a CDS encoding cupin domain-containing protein: MPIDNNPYETDGDLAKFTDSLIATKDSREPDWNTLSFQEKAGAQYRRAQIRYVGSGATGNHENDNRILPSGGFTLSNMLLPPGAEGPEHTHHDVEEAFFVLEGQVKVGIHRGADEAEYRTLGYRDMIVVPAGVARSLKNEGDTDALFCVIIGTQKPQVPTYPAHSPMHGITRD; this comes from the coding sequence GTGCCCATCGACAACAACCCCTACGAGACCGACGGCGACCTCGCGAAGTTCACCGACTCCCTCATCGCCACCAAGGACTCCCGCGAACCCGACTGGAACACCCTCTCCTTCCAGGAGAAGGCCGGCGCCCAGTACCGCCGCGCCCAGATCCGCTACGTCGGCTCCGGCGCCACCGGCAACCACGAGAACGACAACCGCATCCTGCCCTCCGGCGGCTTCACCCTCTCCAACATGCTGCTCCCGCCGGGCGCCGAAGGCCCCGAGCACACCCACCACGACGTCGAGGAGGCCTTCTTCGTCCTGGAGGGCCAGGTCAAGGTCGGCATCCACCGCGGCGCCGACGAGGCCGAATACCGCACCCTCGGCTACCGCGACATGATCGTCGTCCCCGCCGGAGTGGCCCGCTCGCTGAAGAACGAGGGCGACACCGACGCCCTGTTCTGCGTGATCATCGGCACGCAGAAGCCGCAGGTCCCCACCTACCCCGCGCACTCCCCGATGCACGGCATCACCCGCGACTGA
- a CDS encoding alpha/beta fold hydrolase: protein MTAAAVATVAGVHTREAGDPDAPLLLCLHGIGSSSAAFAPQLDGLADQVRVVAWDAPGYADSADPAHAPGLDGYADTAATLIRAHGGPAHVLGVSWGGVIALRLATRHPELVASLIVADSSRGSGTDPGKAAAMRGRAAQLADQGPEAFAATRGPRLVSAGAPPELVARVVATMAASIRTPGYGYAAASMAEADLTDDLPTITAPALVLCGEQDTITGTDESQAIAGGLSTSVYVTLSGAGHLSNQERPEAFNAWVRAHLHVVARTPA, encoded by the coding sequence GTGACCGCCGCCGCCGTCGCCACCGTCGCCGGGGTTCACACGCGGGAAGCCGGCGACCCGGACGCCCCGCTGCTCCTCTGCCTCCACGGCATCGGCTCCTCCTCCGCCGCCTTCGCCCCCCAACTCGACGGGCTCGCCGACCAGGTACGGGTCGTGGCCTGGGACGCACCCGGCTACGCGGACTCCGCCGACCCCGCCCACGCCCCCGGCCTCGACGGCTACGCCGACACCGCCGCGACCCTCATCCGCGCACACGGCGGCCCCGCCCACGTCCTCGGCGTCTCCTGGGGCGGCGTCATCGCACTGCGCCTCGCCACCCGCCACCCGGAACTGGTGGCCTCCCTGATCGTCGCCGACTCCAGCCGGGGCTCCGGCACCGACCCGGGCAAGGCCGCGGCCATGCGCGGACGCGCCGCACAACTCGCCGACCAGGGACCCGAAGCCTTCGCCGCCACCCGCGGACCACGCCTCGTCTCCGCCGGCGCACCCCCCGAACTCGTCGCACGCGTCGTCGCCACCATGGCCGCCTCCATCCGCACCCCCGGCTACGGATACGCCGCCGCATCCATGGCCGAAGCCGACCTCACCGACGACCTCCCCACCATCACCGCACCGGCCCTCGTCCTCTGCGGCGAACAGGACACCATCACCGGCACCGACGAATCACAGGCCATCGCAGGCGGGCTGAGCACATCCGTCTACGTCACCCTCTCCGGCGCCGGACACCTCTCCAACCAGGAACGCCCCGAGGCCTTCAACGCCTGGGTCCGCGCCCACCTCCACGTCGTCGCCCGCACACCCGCGTAA
- a CDS encoding aromatic ring-hydroxylating dioxygenase subunit alpha, which translates to MTTDTTTPVQPGTPTRPSEVARPGNRTAERLYATGIRNQWYAVCPSDFVPAGGMKRLTLLGEEWLLFRRADGTLHMLEDRCPHRGARLSLGKHLGDRIACWYHGVQVDGTGTVAAVPGLPGCNLEGKQLVAAPHVIETAGGILAYFGDNEHPEPTPLVLPEHLTDPGTSAFLCYAEWNVNWRYAVENLLDPMHGSFLHRDSHSMAEGQTTARFRIRETERGFFFEKTDQSGINFDWVELCRTGVDWVDLTIPYPPTAGPGGPFGIVGMATPIDENRCAVFFWRYRKVTDWQRDTWRFLYKTLLEDRHWDVLEQDRIMLEDLRTDADQAENLYQHDLGVVRVRRMYRTEAEAQASTD; encoded by the coding sequence ATGACCACCGACACCACCACCCCCGTGCAGCCCGGCACCCCCACCCGCCCCTCCGAAGTCGCCCGCCCCGGCAACCGCACCGCCGAGCGGCTCTACGCCACCGGCATCCGCAACCAGTGGTACGCCGTCTGCCCCTCCGACTTCGTCCCCGCCGGCGGCATGAAACGCCTCACCCTCCTCGGCGAGGAATGGCTCCTCTTCCGCCGCGCCGACGGCACCCTCCACATGCTGGAGGACCGCTGCCCCCACCGCGGCGCCCGCCTCTCCCTCGGCAAACACCTCGGCGACCGCATCGCCTGCTGGTATCACGGCGTCCAGGTCGACGGCACCGGCACCGTCGCCGCCGTACCCGGCCTCCCCGGCTGCAACCTCGAAGGCAAACAACTCGTCGCCGCACCCCACGTCATCGAGACCGCCGGCGGCATCCTCGCCTACTTCGGCGACAACGAGCACCCCGAACCCACACCACTCGTCCTCCCCGAACACCTCACCGACCCCGGCACCTCGGCGTTCCTCTGCTACGCCGAGTGGAACGTCAACTGGCGCTACGCGGTGGAGAACCTCCTCGACCCCATGCACGGCTCGTTCCTCCACCGCGACTCGCACAGCATGGCCGAGGGACAGACCACCGCACGCTTCCGCATCCGCGAGACCGAACGCGGCTTCTTCTTCGAGAAGACCGACCAGAGCGGCATCAACTTCGACTGGGTCGAACTCTGCCGCACCGGCGTCGACTGGGTCGACCTCACCATCCCCTACCCCCCGACCGCCGGCCCCGGCGGACCCTTCGGCATCGTCGGCATGGCCACCCCCATCGACGAGAACCGCTGCGCCGTCTTCTTCTGGCGCTACCGCAAGGTCACGGACTGGCAGCGCGACACCTGGCGCTTCCTCTACAAGACGCTCCTGGAGGACCGCCACTGGGACGTCCTCGAACAGGACCGCATCATGCTGGAGGACCTGCGCACCGACGCCGACCAGGCGGAGAACCTCTACCAGCACGACCTCGGAGTGGTCCGCGTCCGCCGCATGTACCGCACGGAAGCAGAAGCGCAGGCGTCAACAGACTGA